Within the Rosa rugosa chromosome 2, drRosRugo1.1, whole genome shotgun sequence genome, the region GATGGGTCATATCTCTGATGCCATTTAGATTATGTTGCACATAATTAATCAAGCTTTTCTAGTAATCATATGTAAACAAAAGCGTGATACTACCTTGACCATTCAAATAACGACAGAATGTAGAAACAACTGATCTATATTTAGTGAAAAACAAAGTACTCCTAAACACTCATTGTATCAAAATCCAGAAGCAGGAaagaaggaaaataaaaaactagAAAAGATCTGGGTTTGATGAGAAATAAATCCTATATGACAAACATGAAAAAACCGCAATGATCAGTCCCATATATCTAGATCGATGCACAGAGAATCCCTTCATGATCGTAAAATTTTCCTGTCAAGTATATCATTGAAACCTTTTTGTTGGTAATGACATAAAGGACATGTCTTTGTGTTCTAATAAACACTATGCTTGATTAGGTTATTGGTTCAAAGTAAGTATGATCAATGAGAGAGGCTAGGGCAGCATGTAGTTGTATGTATAAACCTGgttcaagaaaaaagaaaaaaaaaagtacaaataTATATGTTGCCCATCATCATTGCCTTGAGGGGTCTCACTCATATCTTAATGCAAGCGAAAAAAAGCTTCACATGCTAACAGAATATATAACACCCACAAAGATACACTCCTCTTTTGGAGAGATAACAAAAGATATATGCACTACCCTCAAGTCTCAAAACAATTACTCAAATTAGTTAGTTCATATTCTTAATTAGCATTGTAATACATCTGATCCTGTATCTGCATTCTTTGTAATTCTGACATAAGTATATTTTTTCTTAGAATTAGTGTagagggtagagagagagagagaaagctagAGTATCTTTTGGCAAAGGAAGGACAGCACCACATTGTAGAATAGGTGtgctttaattttcttttccattaaaacatttaattttttctttaatacAGGGTTAGCTTGTCTCCCATGCTTTCTCCTTGAGAAACCAATTAAAGCCCACCTCCTCTCCTTCAAAAACGCACCCTATTCTTCCCTATTTGCATCGCATTTGTTCTGCTGAATCTCTCGGTATTCCCAGAGCTctcctagagagagaaagcaaacaagagagagaaagagaataaTATGTTCCAACAGCACAAGAAGCCATCAAGTATGAATTCTCATGAGAGCCACAGACCCATGTGCGTCCAAGGCGACTCTGGCCTTGTCCTCACCACTGACCCTAAGCCTCGTCTCCGGTGGACTGTCGAGCTTCATGAACGATTCGTGGATGCTGTGACTCAACTTGGAGGACCAGACAGTACGTTCTAGATCATCAACCTTCATTCATTTCCTTTGTCAAATTTTCATGCATATATATGATCTTCATTAAAATAAACTGTTTTATGAATTTTTCAGAGGCTACACCTAAGACTATCATGAGGGTTATGGGTGTGAAGGGTCTCACACTTTACCACCTCAAGAGCCACCTCCAGGTTAATTTTTGCTCTCTGCAACATTTTTtcaaacttctttttcttttctgatatAGCAGTTCACTTTTACAAACATTCCAATTTTTGGGTCGGCTAGCTTGACgatatttctttttctccttttccttCTTCTCATCATATTTACCTACCTGAACAGAAATTTAGGCTAGGAAAGCAACCTCACAAGGAATTCAATGATCACTCGATTAAAGATCATGGTATGTGTGAGACGTGACTCTTCTTAATTTCTAGGGTTTTTATAAGCGCTCAGTTTCCAGAGTGTTTTTTAATTATGcttcttttatatttattttgtatttttcatgGCAGCATCTTCACTTGATCTCCAAAGAAATAGTGCATCTTCATCTGGGATAATAGGCCGCAGTATGAACGAGTatgtattctttttttctttcctcaatACCTTTTACCTTTTATTGAAATGGTTTATTATGAAGTTCAGAAGCTATTTGTATTCCTCGtcctccttcttcttttctttctctttctattGAAAAAACAATTGCCTAAGTATATGGTTTCATGCTTTGTTTGGGGCTGCTGGGGGGTTTGGATTTTGTTGTGAAATGTATGCGAAAAACAGTAATAATTACCACATCGTTGATGCTATTAGGATGCAAATGGAGGTGCAGAGAAGACTGCATGAACAATTGGAGGTAATATTATTTACACGTACACCTTTgcaaaataataattattctCGTATTTCATGGATGATGGAAGGCCTGTTTCTTAATTTGAGTTAATATAATTATATCATACATATAATTAACAGGTCCAAAAACATCTTCAGTTGAGAATCGAAGCTCAAGGAAAGTACATGCAAAGCATACTAGAGAAAGCCTGCCAAACCCTTGCTGGTGAAAACAACATGGCAGCTGCAGCTGGAAGCTACAAGGGTAATATTGGAAATAACCAAGGTGTTAATCATGCTGACATGGGAAACCTAAAGGATTTCAATTCTCCTCTCAACTTTCCATCATTTCAAGACCTGAACATATATGGATCTGGTGATCACCTTGATCAACTTCAACAGAACAGCTTGGACAGGCCACCTCTTGATCATCACAGTTTTATGCCAAACAATGATAACATTAATTGCATGGGATCAAAGAAGAGGCCAAGTCCGTATAACAGTAGTAACAGTAGTGGCAAGAGCCCGTTGATTTGGTCTGATGATTTAAGACTTCAAGACTTGGGAACTGCCGCATCATGTCTTGGACCTCAGGATGATCATCAGATTCAGATTGCACCACCATCCATTGAAAGAGGCACTGATCAGATCGAGTCGATTTCAGATATTTATGAATCGAAGCCAATGATTCAAGGGGACGAGAAGAAGTTTGAAGCGGGAAATAAGCTCGAGAGGCCTTCACCACGGAGAGCACCAATGGGATCAGAAAGGATGAACCCCATGATCAACACTGGTGTGAGACAAGGAAGAAATTCGCCATTCGGGTGAGCTCTTAATTAAGCGTTGAAGTGTGATGAAAACGATCTAGGGTTTTGGTCATGAAGGTTAGCTGGTCATCACATTAGGGTATCTACTTTTAAGTATGATAAAATGCCACTGATGGCAAACTTATTAAGTTACATTGTTAATTTTTATTGGTACATCTGTAACTTAGTGTGATCCTTAATTGTAACTTCTTGATACTTAAACTCCCACATTCCCATGCATTTCATGGAAAATTGATCTTGACATGAATAAAATTGATATGGCTCATCATTAACAAGGTGCAACTTTTCATGCAGTTTTGTCTCAGTATTATTCTAATAGTTATAGATTATTGATGTATGATCGACTGATGAGAAAGCGAAAATGAGGGAACAAAATTTGATTATCCCTTATTATAATTGATGATCTAATATTGTTTCTACCTTGCAAATACATAATGAATGTCCTGTTTTTAATCCTGAAAATTATGGCATAGAAATTTCACGTCTGCTATAGCCTATAGATATTAGTATTAGTCAGGGCAGATGttaacaatattattattattattattattatttgaaaaaGTTAACAATATTTCTTAACTGCATTACTATAGTCAGGCAAGTGTCACTGATTCCTCGCAAACTTCTTGTTGACTATATATTAACTCATACTTTTGTGTATCAACTTCATACAATAGTATATATTCGGTCTACTGTTTGGCGCTGGCTAACTCATTTCTAGTACATATATTgtacccaataaatttttaatgCTGTAGTAAATTGTTTGTCCGGCTATAAAACGTATATATATAGTACAATCTTAgtggtgtatatatatatacttggtCAGTAACTGATCAAAGAAAGTATGTTCAATCACTCTTGAATGTAAATCTAATGGTTGAAAACAAAATAACTAAACTAAAAAATAACTTTTTCCACCATTGGATGTAAATTCAATGGTGTTTGAGTATAATTTTCTTAGTTAGTTACTGATCAGGTGAACATGCTCGAGTACAATCCTGACCAAAAATAATTACATACATATCAACCTCTATTGTACAACTTTCCAAAAAAATCATTGAGATATATGAGGAAATTAAattacatattctaatgttaaTTGATAGTAGCAACTCCTCATTTGATTCACTGCCCAAAAATACTGACATACAATTCACTGAACTAAGAGCATATAATTTTGATTTGCAAGAACAAATTTGGCTCAGCATGTGGTTATGAAAGCGCTTCATATTGTAACTTTATGCTCATTTTGCTAATTGTCCAAGGGATCTGAAAATTTGAAATCCAATATAATGCCACTTTTGGAGGTTGAGCTCCATTTTAGAAAAATCATAAGCATTACTTAAAACATGCATCATGTTACATGTGAATTGGAACTCATCAACTATGTTAGTACTAACACATTTTGACTGCTGATCACTGATCTGGTTAGCGAAATAAGCTTACATCATTTCAGTTGATTGTATAATAAAGTTTAATCTTTTTCAAAGTACCTTTTGATAAGAATTTGAATACCATATGAATTAACTGAAAGTACAAACGAAGTACAAACTAGCGTGCGACGTGTTAATCCTCTTGCGATCTTGTAATGTTTTTGTGTTAATATGTGA harbors:
- the LOC133732453 gene encoding myb family transcription factor IPN2 isoform X1, with amino-acid sequence MFQQHKKPSSMNSHESHRPMCVQGDSGLVLTTDPKPRLRWTVELHERFVDAVTQLGGPDKATPKTIMRVMGVKGLTLYHLKSHLQKFRLGKQPHKEFNDHSIKDHASSLDLQRNSASSSGIIGRSMNDNNYHIVDAIRMQMEVQRRLHEQLEVQKHLQLRIEAQGKYMQSILEKACQTLAGENNMAAAAGSYKGNIGNNQGVNHADMGNLKDFNSPLNFPSFQDLNIYGSGDHLDQLQQNSLDRPPLDHHSFMPNNDNINCMGSKKRPSPYNSSNSSGKSPLIWSDDLRLQDLGTAASCLGPQDDHQIQIAPPSIERGTDQIESISDIYESKPMIQGDEKKFEAGNKLERPSPRRAPMGSERMNPMINTGVRQGRNSPFG
- the LOC133732453 gene encoding myb family transcription factor IPN2 isoform X4 produces the protein MFQQHKKPSSMNSHESHRPMCVQGDSGLVLTTDPKPRLRWTVELHERFVDAVTQLGGPDKATPKTIMRVMGVKGLTLYHLKSHLQKFRLGKQPHKEFNDHSIKDHASSLDLQRNSASSSGIIGRSMNEMQMEVQRRLHEQLELRIEAQGKYMQSILEKACQTLAGENNMAAAAGSYKGNIGNNQGVNHADMGNLKDFNSPLNFPSFQDLNIYGSGDHLDQLQQNSLDRPPLDHHSFMPNNDNINCMGSKKRPSPYNSSNSSGKSPLIWSDDLRLQDLGTAASCLGPQDDHQIQIAPPSIERGTDQIESISDIYESKPMIQGDEKKFEAGNKLERPSPRRAPMGSERMNPMINTGVRQGRNSPFG
- the LOC133732453 gene encoding myb family transcription factor IPN2 isoform X3; this encodes MFQQHKKPSSMNSHESHRPMCVQGDSGLVLTTDPKPRLRWTVELHERFVDAVTQLGGPDKATPKTIMRVMGVKGLTLYHLKSHLQKFRLGKQPHKEFNDHSIKDHASSLDLQRNSASSSGIIGRSMNEMQMEVQRRLHEQLEVQKHLQLRIEAQGKYMQSILEKACQTLAGENNMAAAAGSYKGNIGNNQGVNHADMGNLKDFNSPLNFPSFQDLNIYGSGDHLDQLQQNSLDRPPLDHHSFMPNNDNINCMGSKKRPSPYNSSNSSGKSPLIWSDDLRLQDLGTAASCLGPQDDHQIQIAPPSIERGTDQIESISDIYESKPMIQGDEKKFEAGNKLERPSPRRAPMGSERMNPMINTGVRQGRNSPFG
- the LOC133732453 gene encoding myb family transcription factor IPN2 isoform X2, which encodes MFQQHKKPSSMNSHESHRPMCVQGDSGLVLTTDPKPRLRWTVELHERFVDAVTQLGGPDKATPKTIMRVMGVKGLTLYHLKSHLQKFRLGKQPHKEFNDHSIKDHASSLDLQRNSASSSGIIGRSMNDNNYHIVDAIRMQMEVQRRLHEQLELRIEAQGKYMQSILEKACQTLAGENNMAAAAGSYKGNIGNNQGVNHADMGNLKDFNSPLNFPSFQDLNIYGSGDHLDQLQQNSLDRPPLDHHSFMPNNDNINCMGSKKRPSPYNSSNSSGKSPLIWSDDLRLQDLGTAASCLGPQDDHQIQIAPPSIERGTDQIESISDIYESKPMIQGDEKKFEAGNKLERPSPRRAPMGSERMNPMINTGVRQGRNSPFG